A genomic segment from Poecilia reticulata strain Guanapo linkage group LG3, Guppy_female_1.0+MT, whole genome shotgun sequence encodes:
- the tgfbrap1 gene encoding transforming growth factor-beta receptor-associated protein 1 homolog, protein MSVKAFELVPAVERDLLMGDKARINIECIECCGKHLYVGTNDCFIHHFHLDEVASSKGKLIYSTQKLLHKYLGLKKPVAELRAASALERLIVLCDGMVFLVDMVTLESVPSAAGGGAKIRGVTAFCVNENPVNGDPFCVEMGVLSSKRRTVQVYMVYEDRVQLVKEVNTPEQPCAVSIDGYFLCLALTTQYVILNYNTGASQELFPYNSEERRPIVKRISREEFLLAAPGGLGMFANSEGASQRAPVNWSESVIAAAVCFPYVVALDENFVTIHSMLDQQLKQTLSFRDGRLLQDFEGKVMLASTKSVYVLVPLPLERQIQDLLASRRVEEALVLTEGAQRNIPKDKFQVLHRRILQQAGFIKFGQLQFLEAKEHFSKGELDVRELISLYPLLLPASSSFMRCHPPLHEFADLNHLAQGDQEKVLRCKKFLISYLGEVRSTDVANGCRDDVDTALLKLYAEQDHDSLLDLLASENFCVLTDSVSWLEKYHKYFALGLLYHFNGQDAAALKLWIRIVDGELQDSTRSDLYEYIVDFLCCSSSIEIVWKYADWALRKDPTTGIRIFTKRPVGKDRSEVNPDEAIAYLGKHSQALLLYLEHLVLERKMQKEKFHTHLVMLYLDRVMLLLSESPTDEGQLSRAREKLQAMLRESDLYRVQFVLGKMESCDKLLLERATLHGKLEEHDKALHILVHKLRDFPSAEAFCIWASSSRDPGYRQRLFHLLLGVYLDGSPPGKGQAAGGGGGEMEMAAVDLLNRHGEVFDAVRVLRMLPESWSLQLLRPFLNRAVRASMHAGRTSQIALGLARSENVQLLHDRLKERRKPIVVSEKKGCHLCHNTFSEPGVVCLPGGVPVHVHCAAQRVRDSPTKRQLANSSNHT, encoded by the exons ATGAGTGTGAAGGCTTTTGAGCTTGTTCCCGCCGTGGAGCGCGACCTCCTCATGGGCGACAAGGCTCGCATCAACATCGAGTGCATCGAATGCTGCGGGAAACACTTGTACGTGGGCACCAACGACTGCTTCATCCACCACTTTCACCTGGACGAGGTCGCTTCCTCCAAGGGCAAGCTGATCTACTCGACCCAGAAGCTGCTTCACAAATACCTCGGCCTCAAGAAGCCCGTCGCCgagctgcgcgccgcctccgCTCTGGAGCGTCTCATAGTGCTTTGCGATGGAATGGTGTTCCTCGTCGATATGGTGACTCTGGAGTCGGTTCCCTCGGCAGCTGGCGGCGGGGCCAAAATCCGAGGCGTGACCGCGTTCTGCGTCAACGAGAACCCCGTCAACGGGGACCCGTTCTGCGTGGAGATGGGCGTGCTGTCGTCCAAGAGGCGGACAGTTCAGGTTTACATGGTCTACGAGGACAGAGTGCAGTTGGTCAAAGAGGTGAATACTCCGGAGCAGCCGTGCGCCGTCAGCATCGATGGGTACTTCCTGTGCTTGGCCCTCACGACGCAGTACGTGATTCTTAACTACAACACAGGAGCTTCGCAGGAGCTCTTCCCTTACAACAGCGAGGAGAGGAGGCCCATTGTGAAGAGGATCAGCCGGGAGGAGTTCCTCCTCGCCGCTCCCGGCGGCCTCG GGATGTTCGCCAACTCAGAGGGAGCGTCTCAGCGGGCTCCAGTTAACTGGTCAGAGAGCGTGATTGCCGCCGCTGTGTGTTTTCCGTATGTGGTGGCTTTGGACGAGAACTTCGTCACCATCCACAGCATGTTGGACCAACAACTGAAACAGACTCTTTCATTCAGGGATGGGCGCCTTCTGCAAGATTTCGAAG gtaAAGTCATGCTGGCTTCCACTAAGTCTGTTTACGTCCTGGTTCCTCTGCCACTGGAGAGACAGATTCAAGACTTACTGGCCAGCCGCAGAGTGGAGGAAGCTCTGGTCTTAACCGAGGGAGCTCAGAGAAATATTCCCAAAGACAAGTTCCAG GTTTTGCACAGAAGAATCCTTCAGCAGGCAGGGTTCATAAAGTTTGGCCAGCTTCAGTTCCTGGAGGCTAAAGAACACTTTAG CAAGGGTGAGCTGGACGTGCGGGAGCTCATCTCTCTCTACCCCCTGCTGCTACCGGCTTCCTCCTCGTTCATGCGCTGCCACCCTCCTCTTCACGAGTTTGCGGATCTCAACCACCTGGCACAAGGTGACCAGGAGAAAGTGCTGCGATGCAAGAAATTCCTCATCAGCTATCTGGGAGAG GTTCGCAGCACAGACGTGGCGAACGGCTGCAGAGACGACGTGGACACGGCTCTGCTGAAGCTCTACGCCGAGCAGGATCACGACAGCCTGCTGGACCTGCTGGCCTCGGAGAATTTCTGCGTGCTCACAGATAGCGTTTCGTGGCTGGAGAAGTATCACAA aTATTTTGCACTCGGGCTTCTCTATCATTTTAATGGGCAGGATGCGGCAGCGCTAAAG ttgTGGATTCGCATTGTAGATGGCGAACTGCAGGACTCCACTAGATCCGATCTGTATGAGTACATCGTGgacttcctctgctgctcttccAGTATTGAGATTGTGTGGAAGTATGCAGACTGGGCTTTGCGGAAGGATCCCACC acAGGTATTCGGATCTTTACTAAGAGGCCTGTCGGCAAAGATCGATCAGAGGTGAACCCAGATGAAGCCATCGCCTACCTGGGGAAACACAGCCAGGCTCTGCTTCTCTACTTGGAGCATCTTGTGTTGGAGAGAAAAATgcag AAAGAGAAGTTCCACACACACCTGGTCATGTTGTACCTGGACAGGgtcatgctgctgctgtcagagtCGCCAACTGATGAGGGGCAGCTGTCCAGAGCCAGAGAGAAGCTCCAAGCCATGCTCAGGGAGTCTGACTTATACCGTGTACAGTTTGTTTTAG GTAAAATGGAGAGCTGTGACAAGCTGCTGCTAGAGCGTGCAACACTACATGGGAAATTGGAGGAGCACGACAAAGCGCTGCACATCCTGGTCCACAAACTCAGAGACTTCCCGTCCGCCGAGGCCTTCTGTATCTGGGCCTCGTCCAGTCGCGATCCAGGATATCGACAGCGGCTGTTCCACCTCCTCCTGGGGGTCTACCTCGACGGCAGCCCTCCTGGAAAAGGTCAAGCAGCTGGAGGCGGCGGTGGCGAGATGGAGATGGCGGCCGTGGATCTGTTAAACAGGCACGGCGAGGTGTTTGACGCCGTCCGCGTCCTACGGATGCTCCCGGAGAGCTGGTCGCTGCAGCTGCTGAGGCCATTCTTGAACCGGGCCGTCAGGGCCAGCATGCACGCCGGCCGGACCTCCCAGATCGCTTTGGGCCTCGCCCGCTCTGAGAACGTGCAGCTGCTGCACGACAGG CTAAAAGAGCGGAGGAAACCTATCGTCGTGTCGGAGAAGAAGGGATGCCACCTGTGCCACAACACCTTCAGTGAGCCCGGCGTGGTCTGTCTGCCCGGAGGAGTGCCTGTCCACGTCCACTGCGCCGCACAGAGAGTAAGAGACTCTCCCACAAAGAGACAGTTAGCTAATAGCAGTAACCACACGTGA